Proteins from a single region of Syntrophales bacterium:
- a CDS encoding exodeoxyribonuclease VII small subunit, with translation MAEEKFEEALKKLEDTVREMESGDLTLEESLKSFEEGIRLSRFCAKKLDEAERRIEVLLKNEEGLDIQPFKGEDKSDP, from the coding sequence ATGGCAGAAGAAAAATTTGAAGAGGCATTGAAAAAGTTAGAAGACACTGTAAGGGAGATGGAAAGCGGGGACCTGACCCTGGAGGAATCCCTCAAATCTTTTGAAGAAGGGATCAGACTCTCACGGTTCTGCGCCAAAAAGCTCGATGAAGCGGAGAGGCGGATAGAAGTCCTTCTCAAGAATGAAGAGGGATTGGATATTCAGCCCTTCAAGGGGGAGGATAAAAGTGACCCCTGA
- a CDS encoding type II toxin-antitoxin system VapB family antitoxin, producing the protein MRTNVVIDDDLMEAAIKVSGLKTKKAAIEEGLKLLVQVKGQKEIKGFRGKLKWTGNLDEMRLDK; encoded by the coding sequence ATGAGAACAAATGTAGTCATTGATGACGATCTGATGGAAGCCGCCATAAAGGTGTCCGGCCTGAAAACAAAAAAAGCTGCCATAGAAGAGGGGTTGAAATTGCTGGTGCAAGTGAAAGGCCAGAAAGAAATCAAGGGTTTTCGAGGGAAGCTCAAGTGGACCGGTAATCTCGACGAGATGAGGTTAGACAAATGA
- a CDS encoding PIN domain nuclease, translating into MILVDSSVWIDYFNGNKTAQTDWLDSSLGNTPIIIGGLILTEVLQGFQRDKDFKIARDLLLRIPFMPMGGKVLALESAMNYRLLRRKGVTVRKTTDVMIGTFCIHYQLPLLHDDRDFDPMVKFLGLETIDT; encoded by the coding sequence ATGATTCTCGTAGATTCCTCTGTCTGGATCGACTACTTCAACGGCAACAAAACGGCACAGACGGACTGGCTTGATTCTTCACTTGGAAATACACCCATTATAATAGGCGGTCTCATCCTGACCGAAGTACTTCAGGGATTTCAACGCGATAAGGACTTCAAAATTGCAAGGGATCTTCTTTTACGCATTCCATTTATGCCAATGGGGGGAAAGGTATTGGCCTTAGAGAGCGCAATGAACTATAGACTTCTGAGGAGAAAAGGCGTGACTGTGAGAAAAACCACAGACGTCATGATTGGAACTTTTTGTATCCACTACCAGCTACCATTGCTGCATGACGACAGAGATTTCGATCCGATGGTGAAGTTCCTGGGACTGGAGACAATCGACACATAA
- the xseA gene encoding exodeoxyribonuclease VII large subunit, producing MLDDNHRTYTDELIFMKNVFTVTELTTSIKVLLESSFDAVWVEGEISNLRRPGSGHLYFTLKDENSQIRAVIFRQFSKMVPFDIDDGMNVICRARLSVYQPRGEYQLIVDAIEPKGIGALQLAFEQLKARLEKEGLFDPSHKKLTPFLPRRIGVVTSPTGAAIRDILNVTKRRFSSVDILIAPVRVQGTEAPPEIIEALADLNAIPDIDVIILARGGGSLEDLAPFNDEGVARSIFNSRIPVISAVGHEIDFTIADFVADLRAPTPSAAAELVVPMRRELIESLENLRVRMIGNNRRVKNMLREKIFLLRERIRDPRRKIADMRIGIDDITARFTTVTARELDGRKSIVHNLGGNLIYMSPMTDVRDNKLILENLEKSMTAGLFYYMDTLKNRVEGNLSMLDMLSPLSVLKRGYGIAKKLPEGSIIKESSAVTVGDDVSVKVSSGSFNAKVTEVLPE from the coding sequence TTGTTAGATGACAATCATCGCACTTATACGGATGAGCTTATTTTTATGAAGAATGTCTTTACTGTCACTGAATTGACGACCAGCATAAAAGTTCTACTGGAGTCGAGTTTCGATGCGGTCTGGGTCGAGGGTGAAATTTCCAACCTGCGCCGGCCCGGCTCCGGTCATCTATACTTTACGCTCAAGGACGAGAATAGCCAGATACGGGCGGTCATCTTCCGCCAGTTCTCTAAAATGGTACCATTCGATATTGACGATGGAATGAACGTCATTTGCAGGGCACGGCTCAGCGTCTATCAGCCGAGAGGGGAATATCAACTGATCGTTGACGCTATCGAACCGAAAGGCATCGGCGCCCTCCAATTAGCCTTCGAACAGCTCAAGGCGCGCCTGGAGAAGGAGGGTCTCTTTGATCCGTCCCATAAGAAATTGACTCCTTTCCTTCCCCGTAGAATCGGGGTTGTCACATCACCGACGGGCGCCGCTATCAGGGACATTCTCAACGTCACAAAAAGGAGGTTTTCTTCTGTCGACATACTGATTGCCCCGGTAAGGGTACAGGGAACGGAAGCTCCACCTGAGATAATCGAGGCTTTAGCCGATCTGAATGCAATTCCCGATATTGACGTTATCATCCTGGCCAGGGGGGGCGGATCTCTTGAAGACCTTGCCCCGTTCAATGATGAAGGGGTTGCGAGGAGTATCTTTAATTCCAGAATCCCCGTTATCTCGGCCGTCGGTCACGAGATTGACTTCACCATTGCGGATTTCGTCGCCGATCTCAGGGCACCGACACCTTCCGCGGCTGCCGAGCTGGTTGTACCGATGAGACGTGAACTGATTGAATCGCTGGAGAACCTCCGTGTGAGGATGATCGGCAACAACCGCAGGGTAAAGAATATGTTGAGAGAAAAGATCTTTCTCCTCAGAGAGCGGATCAGAGATCCCCGGAGGAAGATTGCCGATATGCGCATAGGCATTGACGATATAACTGCCCGGTTTACAACCGTAACCGCCCGTGAACTGGACGGGCGGAAGAGCATCGTGCACAATCTGGGGGGAAATCTCATATACATGAGTCCGATGACGGACGTACGGGACAACAAGCTCATACTTGAAAATCTGGAAAAAAGCATGACAGCCGGGCTTTTTTACTACATGGATACCTTGAAAAACAGGGTTGAAGGCAACCTGTCGATGCTTGACATGCTGAGCCCTCTCTCCGTGCTAAAGAGGGGCTACGGCATCGCCAAAAAACTCCCTGAGGGCAGCATCATTAAAGAGTCAAGTGCGGTAACTGTTGGAGACGATGTTTCCGTAAAGGTCTCATCGGGAAGCTTTAACGCTAAGGTTACAGAGGTTTTACCGGAGTGA
- a CDS encoding polyprenyl synthetase family protein, which produces MTPEKKISLDDYLKARKNIVDEALDRYLPGEDTFPSTIFKSVRYSVFAGGKRLRPILCMASAEAVGGNIETVLPVACALELIHTYSLIHDDLPVIDDDDYRRGKPTNHKVFGEDIAILAGDALLTEAFRLMSKREFVGETPPDRLLAVISDISEAAGFLGMVGGQVVDVQSEGKEVGEETLDYIHTHKTGAMITTSVRAGAVLSGAGKNEIDALSDYGRNIGLAFQIADDILDVEGDQETLGKDIGSDRSRGKVTFPALFGLEASRKKARELVDNALSDIAQFDSRAEPLRMIAKYIIERRS; this is translated from the coding sequence GTGACCCCTGAAAAGAAAATATCCCTGGATGACTATCTGAAGGCGAGAAAAAATATCGTCGATGAAGCCCTTGACAGGTACCTTCCCGGAGAGGATACTTTTCCGTCCACCATTTTTAAATCTGTAAGGTACAGCGTATTTGCCGGAGGAAAAAGGCTACGGCCGATCTTGTGCATGGCCTCCGCGGAAGCCGTTGGGGGAAACATTGAAACAGTGCTTCCTGTGGCCTGTGCGTTAGAGCTGATTCACACCTACTCCCTGATCCACGATGATCTCCCCGTCATTGATGACGACGATTACAGGAGGGGAAAGCCCACAAACCACAAGGTATTCGGCGAAGATATCGCCATTCTGGCCGGTGACGCCCTCCTCACGGAGGCCTTCCGTCTGATGTCAAAAAGAGAGTTTGTCGGCGAAACCCCTCCCGACAGACTCCTCGCCGTAATCAGCGATATCTCGGAAGCCGCAGGGTTCCTCGGTATGGTCGGCGGGCAGGTTGTTGATGTACAATCGGAGGGAAAGGAGGTTGGCGAAGAAACCCTCGATTACATCCATACGCATAAGACGGGGGCGATGATTACCACCTCTGTCAGGGCAGGCGCCGTCTTATCCGGCGCCGGCAAGAATGAGATTGACGCCCTTTCAGATTACGGCAGGAACATCGGACTTGCCTTTCAGATAGCGGACGATATTCTTGACGTTGAGGGGGATCAGGAAACACTTGGCAAGGATATAGGAAGTGACCGGTCGCGCGGCAAGGTTACGTTTCCTGCCCTTTTCGGTCTTGAAGCATCGAGGAAAAAGGCCCGTGAACTTGTGGATAACGCCCTGTCAGATATCGCACAATTCGACAGCAGGGCAGAACCCCTGAGAATGATAGCAAAATATATAATTGAAAGAAGATCGTGA